From Paenibacillus polymyxa, the proteins below share one genomic window:
- the galE gene encoding UDP-glucose 4-epimerase GalE codes for MAILVTGGAGYIGSHTVAELLDLGEEVVVLDNLQTGHKGALLGGKLYEGDLRDKELLSKLFSENKIDAVIHFAANSLVGESMQNPGKYYDNNVFGTLSLLEAMKDAGVSKIVFSSTAATYGEPEKVPIEEGDRTEPTNVYGETKLMMERMMSWFDKVLGIKYVSLRYFNAAGAHESGKIGEDHRPESHLIPLVLQTALKQRPHIAVFGEDYATPDGTCVRDYIHVSDLADAHVRAVNYLREGNDSNIFNLGNGQGFSVKEVIETARKVTGLDIPVVTEPRRAGDPAILVASSDKARSVLGWSPKRTQLEDIISGAWGWHQSHPQGYGDE; via the coding sequence ATGGCCATTTTAGTCACAGGTGGAGCTGGATATATCGGTTCGCATACCGTAGCAGAACTGTTGGATCTGGGAGAAGAAGTTGTTGTGCTGGATAACTTGCAAACCGGACACAAAGGAGCATTACTTGGAGGCAAGTTGTATGAAGGTGATTTGAGAGATAAAGAACTTCTGTCCAAACTGTTCTCTGAAAATAAAATCGACGCTGTTATTCATTTTGCAGCCAACTCGCTGGTTGGGGAAAGCATGCAAAATCCTGGGAAGTATTATGACAACAATGTATTTGGTACGTTGAGCTTACTGGAGGCGATGAAAGATGCCGGCGTAAGCAAGATCGTATTTTCCTCAACTGCCGCTACCTATGGTGAACCGGAAAAGGTGCCGATTGAAGAAGGTGACCGTACTGAGCCAACTAACGTGTATGGTGAAACAAAGCTGATGATGGAGCGCATGATGTCCTGGTTTGATAAAGTATTAGGCATCAAATACGTGTCTTTACGGTATTTTAATGCGGCTGGTGCGCATGAGAGTGGCAAGATCGGTGAAGATCACCGTCCAGAAAGCCATCTGATCCCATTGGTGCTCCAGACAGCGTTAAAACAGCGTCCACATATCGCTGTATTTGGTGAGGATTATGCGACACCGGACGGAACGTGTGTCCGTGATTACATTCATGTAAGTGATTTGGCGGATGCTCATGTGCGCGCAGTGAATTACTTGCGTGAAGGTAATGACAGCAACATATTTAATCTGGGCAACGGGCAGGGCTTCTCTGTAAAGGAAGTTATTGAAACGGCACGCAAGGTCACTGGGCTCGACATTCCAGTTGTTACAGAACCCCGCCGTGCAGGCGATCCAGCAATATTGGTTGCCTCTTCTGACAAGGCCCGTTCGGTGCTGGGCTGGAGCCCAAAACGTACCCAACTGGAGGATATTATTAGCGGAGCATGGGGATGGCATCAGTCACACCCTCAAGGCTACGGCGACGAATAG
- a CDS encoding UDP-glucose--hexose-1-phosphate uridylyltransferase, giving the protein MSERQSVDKDQDRELSRHLAHDIDETVQQSALYAVEQLVAFAQKKGLIGLQDTDYSRNLLLEQFGFSEPYSGGEAGGIIAPEALQPVLNVLIDYGFAIGLIPENTDTYRDLLDSKIMGQLMARPSEVIRDFHQTEAERGIEAATDAFYQLSIDSNYIRMDRVASNVYWNQSTPYGDMEITINLSKPEKSPKEIAMAKLLPPPVYPKCQLCRENVGYAGRVNHPSRQNLRIIPVELNREPWFFQYSPYVYYNEHCIVFHHDHVPMKLTKDTLRRLLAFTKAFPHYFIGSNADLPIVGGSILTHDHFQGGRHTFPIEKAGVDGVYHNEEFPQVTAGIVNWPMSVIRFTSTDPDALLEAGNAAFEAWKGYSDPSVDVLSHTELEGETIPHNTVTPIVRRDSEGRYQMDLVLRNNRTSEEYPEGIFHPHREMHHIKKENIGLIEVMGLAILPGRLKDELDGIADILCGDDELAVAMQQEGHPLFKHADWIYQLNTRFGRLSDKETAVRTVQNEVGLKFSEILEHAGVYKRNPSGQQAFGRFMKQLGYTLGE; this is encoded by the coding sequence ATGAGCGAGCGCCAATCCGTAGATAAAGACCAAGACCGGGAACTTTCCCGGCACTTGGCCCATGACATCGACGAAACTGTACAGCAATCGGCTCTATATGCGGTGGAACAACTGGTTGCATTCGCGCAAAAAAAGGGCTTGATCGGTCTGCAAGATACAGATTACAGTCGTAATCTGCTATTAGAGCAGTTCGGGTTTTCGGAGCCTTATTCCGGTGGGGAAGCAGGGGGCATTATTGCCCCCGAAGCTCTCCAGCCTGTGCTTAATGTATTGATAGATTATGGTTTTGCCATAGGGCTTATCCCTGAAAACACGGATACGTATCGTGATTTGCTGGATTCCAAAATCATGGGTCAGCTAATGGCGAGACCGTCTGAAGTCATCCGTGACTTTCATCAAACGGAGGCTGAACGTGGTATAGAAGCGGCTACAGATGCTTTTTATCAATTATCCATCGATTCGAACTACATTCGAATGGATCGGGTAGCCAGCAATGTGTACTGGAATCAGTCAACGCCTTACGGAGATATGGAAATTACGATTAATTTGTCCAAGCCAGAAAAAAGTCCTAAGGAAATTGCAATGGCGAAGCTTTTACCGCCGCCTGTTTACCCCAAATGTCAATTGTGCCGTGAAAACGTTGGATATGCCGGGAGGGTAAACCATCCGTCCCGCCAAAATTTGCGTATTATTCCGGTCGAATTGAATAGGGAACCGTGGTTTTTTCAATATTCACCTTATGTGTATTACAACGAGCATTGCATTGTGTTCCATCATGATCATGTACCCATGAAGCTTACAAAGGATACGCTGCGGCGGTTGCTTGCCTTTACGAAAGCGTTTCCGCATTATTTCATTGGCTCTAATGCGGATCTGCCTATTGTCGGAGGGTCGATCCTAACTCATGATCATTTTCAGGGTGGTCGTCATACATTCCCAATTGAAAAAGCGGGTGTGGACGGCGTATACCATAATGAAGAGTTTCCGCAGGTTACGGCAGGTATTGTAAACTGGCCGATGTCGGTCATTCGTTTTACGTCAACAGATCCCGACGCACTGTTGGAGGCGGGGAATGCTGCTTTTGAAGCCTGGAAGGGTTATAGTGATCCATCGGTAGACGTTCTCTCTCATACCGAGCTGGAGGGGGAAACGATTCCGCATAATACAGTAACGCCGATTGTGCGCCGGGACTCTGAAGGAAGATATCAGATGGATCTCGTACTTCGCAACAATCGAACGAGTGAAGAATACCCGGAAGGTATTTTCCATCCCCATCGCGAGATGCATCATATCAAAAAGGAAAATATCGGTCTGATCGAGGTGATGGGGCTTGCCATCTTACCAGGTCGACTCAAGGATGAGCTGGATGGAATTGCTGATATCTTGTGTGGGGACGACGAATTGGCCGTGGCTATGCAGCAAGAAGGACATCCACTGTTTAAACATGCAGACTGGATTTACCAGTTGAATACCCGGTTCGGTCGCCTGTCTGATAAGGAGACGGCTGTTCGTACCGTACAAAATGAGGTTGGACTGAAATTCAGTGAAATTTTAGAGCACGCAGGAGTGTATAAACGGAATCCATCCGGTCAGCAAGCGTTTGGCCGTTTTATGAAACAATTGGGCTATACCTTGGGAGAATAA
- a CDS encoding iron-containing alcohol dehydrogenase, with amino-acid sequence MKAFEFYNPTQLIFGKGQLEALKREVPKYGKRVLLVYGGGSIKRSGLYDNVIKLLGEIGAEVTELAGVEPNPRLSTVHKGVELCKTNQIDLVLAVGGGSVLDCSKAIAVGAKYDGDMWDFAERKAAPKAALPLGTVLTMAATGSEMNAGSVITNEKTQEKLGWGSVHAFPAFSILDPVNTYSLPQNQTVYGIVDMMSHTLEHYFHLESNTPVQLGWCETILRTVIDAAPGLVNNLENYELRETIMYCGTMALNGFLNMGLTGDWATHNIEHAVSAVYDIPHGGGLAILFPNWMKHNLHVKPERFKQLAVNVFHVNPEGKSDEEVALEGIQALRDFWSSIGAPSRLADYDIDASQIDVMADKAVKFGPFGGFNKLNREDVVEIYKASL; translated from the coding sequence ATGAAAGCATTCGAATTTTATAATCCTACACAATTGATCTTCGGTAAAGGACAATTGGAGGCTCTCAAGCGTGAAGTTCCTAAATATGGAAAACGTGTACTGCTTGTATATGGCGGCGGCAGCATTAAGCGCAGCGGTTTGTACGATAATGTAATAAAATTGCTTGGTGAAATTGGTGCAGAGGTAACAGAACTGGCGGGTGTAGAACCAAATCCTCGCTTGTCTACGGTACATAAGGGTGTTGAATTGTGTAAAACAAATCAAATCGACCTTGTACTGGCTGTGGGCGGTGGTAGTGTACTGGATTGCTCCAAAGCTATTGCTGTCGGTGCAAAATATGATGGGGACATGTGGGATTTTGCAGAGCGTAAAGCGGCTCCCAAAGCAGCCTTGCCATTAGGTACGGTTCTGACCATGGCTGCAACCGGCTCTGAAATGAACGCAGGTTCTGTTATTACAAACGAAAAAACTCAGGAAAAATTGGGCTGGGGTAGCGTACATGCGTTTCCTGCGTTTTCCATTCTTGATCCGGTGAACACATACTCTCTGCCACAAAATCAAACGGTTTACGGAATTGTGGATATGATGTCACATACGCTCGAGCATTATTTCCATTTGGAATCCAATACTCCGGTTCAATTGGGCTGGTGTGAAACGATTTTGCGTACGGTCATAGATGCGGCGCCGGGACTGGTTAACAATCTGGAAAACTACGAGCTGCGTGAAACCATTATGTATTGTGGTACGATGGCACTGAACGGCTTCCTGAACATGGGGCTGACAGGTGACTGGGCTACGCATAATATTGAGCATGCTGTGTCTGCTGTTTATGATATTCCGCATGGTGGAGGACTGGCTATTCTGTTCCCGAACTGGATGAAACATAACCTGCATGTGAAGCCTGAACGCTTCAAACAGCTGGCTGTGAATGTGTTCCATGTAAACCCAGAAGGTAAGAGTGATGAAGAAGTAGCGTTGGAGGGTATTCAAGCGTTGCGTGATTTCTGGAGCTCGATTGGTGCACCAAGCCGTCTGGCTGATTACGATATTGATGCGTCCCAAATTGATGTAATGGCTGATAAAGCTGTGAAATTCGGACCTTTCGGTGGCTTTAACAAGCTCAATCGCGAAGATGTAGTCGAAATTTACAAAGCATCCCTGTAA
- a CDS encoding flotillin family protein yields the protein MQDIVLIPGIVVIVIVILGIAFWARYKTVGPDEGMIVTGSFLGNKNISEDDSGRKIKIVRGGGAFIWPIFQQSEFISLLSHKLDVTTPEVYTEQGVPVIADGVAIIKVGSSIEDVATAAEQFIGKPLEALRGEAQEVLEGHLRAILGSMTVEEVYRNRDRFAQEVQGVAARDLKKMGLQIVSFTIKDVRDKHGYLDALGKPRIAAVKRDAEIAEAEAVRDARIQKAQAEQEGQKAELLRDTNIAEAAKEKELKVASFKKEQDTARAEADQAYHIQEARAKQTAVEEQMKVELVRKEREIDIQAKEIQVREKQYDAEVKKKAEADRYAVEQAAEADKSRKMREAESLQYSIETQAKASAEQKRLNGQAEADAERAKGTADADVIRLRGLAEAEAKEKLAEAFQKFGEAAVLDIIVKMLPDLAGRIAEPIASIDKLTVVDTGKGEGATRVSNYITELMATAPEMLKSVSGIDVEQLIKGLTTGKKGIHSVPSSDDANKLHNPASVEVALTDKE from the coding sequence TTGCAAGATATTGTGTTGATCCCTGGAATTGTTGTCATTGTTATTGTCATATTAGGGATTGCTTTTTGGGCCCGTTACAAAACGGTAGGACCGGATGAAGGAATGATTGTGACAGGTTCTTTTCTGGGAAATAAAAATATTTCCGAGGATGATTCTGGTCGCAAGATTAAAATTGTACGTGGTGGGGGCGCTTTCATTTGGCCTATTTTCCAGCAGTCCGAATTTATCTCTCTGTTGTCTCACAAATTGGACGTAACTACACCGGAAGTATATACAGAGCAAGGAGTACCCGTGATTGCGGATGGTGTGGCGATCATCAAGGTTGGCAGTTCCATTGAGGATGTAGCCACAGCAGCCGAGCAGTTCATCGGAAAGCCGCTGGAAGCGCTTAGAGGAGAGGCTCAAGAAGTGCTGGAGGGACATTTGCGGGCAATCCTCGGCTCCATGACGGTAGAGGAAGTATATCGTAATCGGGATCGGTTTGCGCAGGAAGTACAGGGCGTGGCTGCGCGCGATCTGAAAAAGATGGGCTTGCAGATCGTTTCATTCACCATCAAAGACGTGCGTGATAAACATGGGTATCTGGATGCGCTTGGTAAGCCGAGAATTGCTGCTGTGAAAAGGGATGCAGAGATTGCAGAAGCCGAGGCAGTGCGGGATGCCCGAATTCAGAAGGCACAAGCAGAACAGGAAGGACAGAAGGCCGAGCTGTTGCGGGATACGAATATTGCCGAGGCAGCCAAGGAGAAGGAACTGAAGGTGGCTTCGTTTAAGAAAGAACAGGATACTGCCAGAGCAGAAGCCGATCAGGCTTATCACATTCAGGAGGCCCGTGCCAAGCAGACTGCCGTCGAAGAACAGATGAAAGTCGAGTTGGTACGTAAGGAACGGGAGATTGATATTCAAGCCAAGGAAATACAGGTACGTGAAAAGCAATATGATGCGGAAGTGAAAAAGAAGGCGGAAGCCGATCGGTACGCAGTAGAACAAGCGGCGGAAGCTGACAAATCGCGTAAAATGCGTGAGGCGGAATCGCTGCAATACTCGATTGAAACACAGGCTAAAGCGTCAGCTGAACAAAAACGTCTAAACGGGCAAGCAGAAGCGGATGCAGAACGGGCCAAAGGTACAGCCGATGCAGATGTCATCCGTTTGCGTGGTCTCGCGGAAGCTGAGGCCAAGGAAAAACTGGCGGAGGCGTTCCAGAAGTTTGGAGAGGCCGCCGTGCTCGATATTATCGTGAAAATGCTGCCGGATTTGGCCGGACGCATTGCCGAACCGATTGCATCCATTGATAAACTGACTGTTGTGGATACGGGTAAAGGGGAAGGGGCAACGCGTGTCAGCAATTATATCACCGAACTGATGGCGACGGCTCCTGAGATGCTTAAGAGTGTATCCGGTATTGATGTAGAGCAGTTGATCAAGGGACTAACCACTGGAAAAAAAGGCATTCATTCCGTACCTTCCTCCGATGATGCGAACAAGCTACACAATCCAGCCTCGGTTGAGGTGGCACTAACGGATAAAGAATAA
- the glcT gene encoding glucose PTS transporter transcription antiterminator GlcT — MSSLKVAKALNNNVIIGMHPEHDEVVVIGKGIGFNRRAGDLISLDSVEKLFILKSHEEQEQYKRLLPELDEKLIEVIGEVLHLVQLQAKKPLNEHILIALTDHIAFSINRQKQGITIHNPFLYETREIYPQEYKMAEQAVALIKDKMDVDLGEDEIGFVALHIYSAMTNQHISEVRKDSRLIADMVQVVETTLDYRIPLQSLDYSRLLTHLRFAIERVRRGEIVQEIYRLDKLLNEEYPEMYMLAWKLTKIMEKRLRKPVYPAEVSYLTMHLQRLSQRKEQGEQQTVIKPE, encoded by the coding sequence GTGAGCAGCCTAAAAGTGGCCAAAGCGCTGAATAACAATGTGATTATAGGGATGCATCCCGAGCATGATGAGGTTGTTGTGATTGGAAAAGGAATCGGTTTCAATCGCAGAGCTGGCGATCTTATCTCGTTGGATTCAGTTGAAAAATTATTTATATTAAAAAGCCATGAAGAGCAGGAGCAATACAAACGATTGCTTCCTGAGCTGGATGAAAAGCTCATTGAGGTCATCGGTGAGGTGCTTCATCTTGTTCAGCTTCAAGCAAAGAAGCCTCTAAATGAGCACATACTGATAGCTTTAACTGACCATATTGCCTTCTCCATCAACCGTCAAAAACAGGGGATTACGATTCATAATCCATTCTTGTATGAAACTAGGGAAATATATCCTCAGGAATACAAGATGGCTGAGCAGGCTGTTGCTTTGATCAAGGACAAGATGGACGTGGATCTGGGAGAAGATGAAATCGGATTCGTAGCTCTGCATATTTATAGTGCTATGACGAACCAACATATCTCCGAGGTTAGGAAGGATTCTCGTCTGATTGCTGACATGGTTCAGGTTGTCGAGACGACACTGGATTATCGAATTCCTCTCCAATCCCTTGATTATTCTCGACTGCTGACTCATCTGAGGTTTGCGATTGAACGTGTACGACGAGGAGAAATTGTGCAGGAGATTTACCGATTGGACAAGCTTTTGAATGAAGAATATCCAGAAATGTATATGCTGGCCTGGAAACTTACGAAGATTATGGAGAAAAGGCTACGTAAACCGGTGTATCCAGCTGAAGTTAGCTATTTAACGATGCATCTGCAGCGTTTGTCCCAACGCAAGGAGCAGGGAGAGCAACAAACTGTGATAAAACCCGAGTAA
- the ptsG gene encoding glucose-specific PTS transporter subunit IIBC, translating into MFKKLFGVLQRVGKALMLPVAILPAAGLLLGIGNMLVNPDFLQYIPALNAGWVQSVATIMMNAGQIVFDNLALLFAVGVAVGLAGGEGVAGLAAIIGYLVMNITLGTAVGVTPGLIAQKVPGYANVLGIPTLQTGVFGGIIIGILAAAMYNRFFKIELPSYLGFFAGKRFVPIATAVSSLIVGLALVLIWPPVQQGLNAVSHFMVYSNPTLSAFLFGVIERALIPFGLHHIWYSPFWFEFGEYVNKAGQTIHGDQQIFFNQLRDGVALTASTFQVGKFPFMMFGLPAAALAMYHEARPEHKKYVAGIMGSAALTSFLTGITEPLEFSFLFVAPLLFAVHCVFAGLSFMTMQILNVKIGMTFSGGFIDFLIFGIIPTRTPWWYVIIVGLILAVIYYFGFRFIIRKFNLKTPGREEATDNVEGAASGSSDELPHNILAAFGGSSNIKHLDACITRLRIEVNEKSNVDKARLKQLGASGVLEVGNNVQAIFGTRSDTIKTQMADIMAGRTPAPAPSEPAPQEEKEAGEQKQTIVVEDIVMPVNGELVDISTVPDPVFAERMTGDGFAVVPNDGTIVSPVYGKVFNVFPSKHAVGIQSDGGKEVLVHIGVNTVKLKGQGFDVLVNEGDLVSAGQPIMKVDLEYVKANAKSIISPVIFTNLPEGSSVTLNKTGVLKAGEDGIITIK; encoded by the coding sequence ATGTTCAAAAAGCTTTTCGGCGTTTTACAGCGTGTCGGTAAAGCGTTAATGCTTCCAGTAGCCATTTTGCCAGCTGCGGGGCTTTTATTGGGTATCGGCAACATGCTGGTCAATCCTGATTTTCTCCAGTACATCCCTGCGTTAAATGCGGGCTGGGTTCAATCGGTAGCGACAATCATGATGAACGCCGGACAAATTGTTTTTGATAATCTGGCGCTGTTGTTTGCAGTCGGCGTAGCCGTCGGTCTGGCGGGCGGCGAAGGTGTAGCAGGTTTGGCTGCGATCATCGGTTACCTCGTAATGAACATTACGCTGGGTACAGCTGTAGGTGTTACACCTGGTCTGATTGCTCAAAAAGTACCGGGTTATGCGAATGTGTTGGGTATTCCTACACTTCAAACCGGGGTGTTCGGCGGGATTATCATCGGTATACTGGCCGCTGCTATGTACAACCGATTTTTCAAAATCGAGCTTCCTTCGTACCTGGGCTTTTTTGCGGGTAAGCGCTTTGTTCCAATTGCAACGGCAGTATCTTCACTGATTGTCGGACTGGCACTGGTTTTGATCTGGCCCCCAGTTCAACAAGGGCTTAACGCAGTATCTCACTTTATGGTGTATTCCAACCCGACTTTGTCGGCGTTCCTGTTCGGGGTTATCGAACGTGCGCTCATTCCGTTTGGTTTGCATCACATCTGGTACTCACCGTTCTGGTTTGAGTTTGGTGAATATGTTAACAAAGCAGGTCAAACCATTCACGGTGACCAGCAGATCTTCTTCAATCAGCTTCGCGACGGCGTGGCACTGACAGCAAGTACGTTCCAAGTAGGTAAGTTCCCATTCATGATGTTCGGATTACCGGCAGCAGCACTTGCGATGTATCATGAAGCAAGACCGGAACACAAAAAATATGTAGCAGGTATCATGGGTTCAGCTGCCTTGACTTCGTTCCTGACAGGTATTACGGAGCCACTGGAATTTTCCTTCCTGTTCGTAGCTCCATTGCTGTTTGCAGTACACTGTGTATTTGCAGGTTTGTCATTTATGACGATGCAAATTTTGAATGTTAAAATCGGTATGACGTTCTCAGGTGGATTTATTGACTTCCTGATATTCGGGATTATTCCAACCCGTACGCCATGGTGGTATGTAATTATCGTCGGTCTGATTTTGGCGGTTATTTACTACTTCGGATTCCGATTCATCATACGGAAATTCAACTTGAAGACACCAGGACGTGAAGAAGCTACAGATAATGTGGAGGGTGCAGCAAGCGGTAGCAGTGACGAGCTTCCACATAACATTTTGGCTGCTTTCGGTGGTTCATCGAATATCAAGCATCTGGATGCATGTATTACACGTCTTCGGATCGAAGTTAATGAAAAATCAAACGTGGATAAAGCTCGTCTGAAACAACTTGGCGCTTCAGGTGTCCTTGAAGTTGGTAACAATGTACAGGCGATCTTCGGTACCCGTTCCGATACGATTAAAACCCAAATGGCTGATATCATGGCAGGACGTACACCTGCACCTGCTCCTTCAGAACCAGCTCCACAAGAGGAAAAGGAAGCCGGAGAACAAAAGCAAACAATCGTTGTGGAAGATATCGTGATGCCAGTAAACGGTGAATTGGTTGACATCTCGACCGTTCCCGATCCGGTCTTTGCAGAACGCATGACAGGTGATGGATTTGCAGTTGTGCCAAATGATGGAACCATTGTTTCTCCTGTTTATGGTAAAGTATTTAATGTATTCCCAAGCAAGCATGCGGTTGGTATTCAATCCGATGGTGGTAAAGAAGTGCTTGTTCATATCGGGGTGAATACAGTGAAGCTTAAAGGTCAAGGATTTGACGTTTTGGTGAACGAAGGCGATCTTGTGTCAGCCGGCCAGCCTATTATGAAAGTAGACCTGGAATACGTGAAGGCAAACGCTAAATCCATCATCTCACCTGTCATTTTTACCAACCTTCCAGAAGGATCTTCGGTAACTTTAAACAAAACTGGAGTATTGAAGGCTGGCGAAGATGGTATAATTACGATAAAATAA
- a CDS encoding HPr family phosphocarrier protein, which yields MQTTFRITDEDGIHARPATALVNTANKFSGAESFAEANGKKVTLKSILGVLSLGLEQGDTINIICEGAEAAEALKALENVIVNEGLGEIHA from the coding sequence ATGCAAACAACTTTTAGAATTACGGATGAAGACGGTATCCATGCACGTCCTGCAACTGCGCTGGTAAATACAGCTAACAAATTCAGCGGTGCTGAATCTTTCGCCGAAGCTAACGGTAAAAAAGTAACTTTGAAATCCATTCTGGGTGTATTGTCTCTTGGTCTGGAACAAGGGGATACTATTAACATTATCTGCGAAGGCGCTGAAGCTGCTGAAGCATTGAAAGCTCTTGAAAATGTAATCGTTAACGAAGGGCTGGGCGAAATTCATGCTTAA